The Toxorhynchites rutilus septentrionalis strain SRP chromosome 3, ASM2978413v1, whole genome shotgun sequence genome includes a region encoding these proteins:
- the LOC129774988 gene encoding uncharacterized protein LOC129774988 isoform X3 yields MEDDNSSEYNDGDIVWVKLSYCWWPGEVLSGERLTDDFVSTLKRRPLAVVKFFDEDSYEYVKNTNFIYKYNCNRKNEFLKKGLEQYRSKNKHMEKFPSDVMHAERATGGDPNIVNSSDFLPQKRESYSNIFQPDSNSKAKGKASTPRFSKKSLSPSKVIPVIPVRKHEVRILAQSSTATGVNMDNRGLLTPSNQQSPLSATSRLIHSSLNSSLEHRTPDNGVPLLHNSISPSQIYHCHKCGFESGRQNVIVLHTKYCRAVPIVPLNVSSLRASKPTTSTPNIATEASKAMDANDAELPAIKIEHVDDVEASVQQEEMVEVIQVLESSTVQGRSSRASRTAAMSATPTPKLDRRKNRSRGKTAVNEVPIIDSNDNVDAVVMKVENTEEPIAEGAGDVDGKKTSSTSEHKDEKDIKNKPDVELKNELLADWSEDEQDDQDEEAQNQDKSATKTSTPTGDVEKDAISAEKTAHASNDGTIEKSAELSPQITSPVSSSATTIKYRNIPKKQKREFIEVTNDQPSQPVSAIEKSSSDSSISTAATCGETLSGPDKTPTSGDASSERPISAKQRILDRATRASSKSISSDDLKQEISSKAATLDNQQTSEEELKKETSCFDFKEEEEEEVILNKSPRRSLSNRRDTSLELNTSVPDIVVKDQDDQQERAKKDANLRNEIESLLSETSVPNLPELPKTSRTVSPVPSSSSTETTPQSKEDIDRNRTLPPKERGKRIFKTRNKVIENEAIALEQSKAIVMDFVKKSHEEELAELREQQEAEAKQCSESPTTTNDDSQESLTLNEPVRFENSEFAAIKAKRTKLPQTNDSKVATESKEKPQESFVSSSNETKTADTESIPVSISKEQLALDALEKTPVPSQITKGKKGKYRKSNAPISVVSKSFEDVEVEQPPRVEEPTQKRRKKRSSELENLDLTALDTPRSRRGRSVKQEEPATPEMVESMQSNLSDKQRKMKRSKKEELSEEVPQVEIRIHEKLPSETMSPVDKKGEPDAVRPKRYKHLQQHSADSTADLQAEPEPFVLINEGADKKTSVPDAESAKQHPLKMIIKSKGRKTNAEIVFDQVITSPESENAEELKECSPISLKSSKRKKGTGGILLDNSEKQPGPETSFPSTQDNSGKSLKPKRPKFKQLCDKELTKFSENLQLDSPSLERSEPAGPSVTDLQIAEALINLPEAAPTKAVVREHEPVDKKSNNSPLPVTATISGSTVKTINPRKRHLQTLLSSPEVLEQPKQTGSKIIPEKKKRETIEVVSVAPATIVLDKSTVANSINTLDDDKFDINNIPIVMDDSELLEDSTISTTTVAGIVPNSSDVNVEEDNDEEKLPLKTKSAPKATIVVLKNSNDSSNPEEQKEPAREISSPVPRRTPGVKSTTITIKTPCDQLSPRQTQSPAHSPPIRSAQLVQAGSGGQIVITSKGTVLTTQSSATSSKTNLTVASKAQVVTTQSSTKKSTVTSASSLSAISSSTTKPLPSSATTNQQRTNNSGGNSNSRAASIKSSAKISVQSQEIINHPGKARSTTKESESTSLKKTEMSKKYASSSSPPKKVIMKKLSDSVLSSGKPLFSTSKGAPITPQPATSSALNHGKKAHRVIKISPQKLKEFTRLGMVEDKGQGKVLTASGMRKFRQEQQLLQQQQKSKSGESKKVSRADSVDEEPSTSTPTPPPPSDTPSEVVIAAAADSSVKEIPVISSDVEEPIDVAPSTSTVQSPEKSASPDINTDESLPVEENEADATIGETEVESSTANAAEESEPPGEAVETVESVHTIAETSAETAEPGSNVQESSQLIAVPAENFGGPANLFYLCSVREEGFVPVNNELLYLDSSNQLVALPEHSSVEDLVNQAEVLEISTGSDQATVVTATASGDIEGVGEAGQQNILLNTQDGQQIILDQQSLMALAAGGDTSHLLTPDGQQILLQGSILVASNSIDEIDPEL; encoded by the exons ATGGAAGACGACAACAGTAGCGAATACAACGATGGCGATATAGTTTGGGTGAAGCTCAGTTACTGCTGGTGGCCGGGAGAGGTATTGTCCGGTGAGCGGCTGACCGATGACTTCGTCTCCACACTCAAACGGCGGCCGCTTGCTGTTGTGAAGTTTTTCGACGAAGATTCATA CGAATATGTAAAGAACACCAATTTTATTTACAAgtacaactgcaacagaaagaATGAGTTCTTAAAGAAAGGGTTAG AGCAATACCGATCGAAGAACAAACACATGGAAAAGTTCCCGTCAGATGTGATGCATGCTGAACGTGCCACCGGTGGAGATCCAAATATCGTTAATTCAAGCGATTTTCTGCCCCAGAAGCGCGAAAGCTACTCCAATATATTTCAGCCGGATAGCAACAGCAAAGCTAAAGGCAAAG CATCAACGCCACGTTTCTCTAAAAAATCATTGTCACCCAGTAAAGTCATACCTGTTATTCCGGTAAGAAAGCATGAGGTGCGAATTTTAGCCCAGTCTTCAACAGCCACGGGAGTTAATATGGATAACCGAGGATTATTGACGCCCTCGAACCAGCAGTCACCACTCTCAGCAACGTCGAGGCTCATCCATTCGTCGCTTAATTCTTCGCTCGAGCACAGAACCCCTGACAACGGTGTTCCATTGCTACACAATTCCATTTCTCCCTCACAGATTTACCACTGCCACAAGTGTGGCTTCGAGAGCGGCCGCCAGAATGTTATTGTGCTGCATACTAAATACTGTCGTGCTGTCCCAATAGTACCATTGAATGTATCTTCTCTAAGAG CTTCGAAACCAACCACTTCGACTCCGAATATAGCTACGGAAGCATCAAAAGCAATGGATGCTAACGATGCAGAGCTACCCGCTATAAAAATAGAGCATGTTGATGATGTTGAGGCAAGCGTGCAACAAGAAGAGATGGTCGAGGTAATTCAAGTTCTAGAATCATCGACAGTGCAAGGTCGTTCTAGTCGTGCCTCGAGAACCGCCGCGATGTCTGCTACTCCAACGCCAAAACTGGATCGGCGAAAGAATCGCAGTCGCGGGAAGACAGCGGTGAATGAAGTTCCCATAATCGACAGCAACGACAATGTGGATGCTGTGGTCATGAAAGTAGAAAACACCGAAGAGCCGATTGCAGAAGGTGCCGGAGATGTAGATGGAAAAAAGACTTCGAGTACGTCAGAACACAAGGACGAAAAAGACATTAAAAACAAACCAGATGTGGAGCTGAAAAACGAACTTCTAGCAgattggagtgaagatgagcAGGACGACCAGGATGAAGAAGCTCAAAATCAAGATAAAAGTGCAACAAAGACATCAACTCCTACGGGTGACGTTGAAAAAGATGCCATCAGTGCAGAGAAGACTGCTCATGCATCGAATGACGGCACCATAGAAAAATCGGCGGAGTTATCTCCACAAATAACTTCTCCGGTTTCCTCTTCTGCAACTACAATTAAATATCGGAATATACCGAAAAAACAGAAAAGGGAATTTATCGAAGTAACAAACGATCAACCATCGCAACCGGTGAGTgcgattgaaaaatcatccaGCGATAGCAGTATCAGTACTGCGGCGACTTGCGGAGAAACGCTAAGTGGACCGGACAAAACACCAACTTCGGGTGACGCGTCTTCTGAACGACCGATCAGTGCTAAACAACGCATTCTTGACCGAGCTACTCGTGCTTCAAGCAAGTCGATTAGCAGTGACGATTTAAAGCAAGAGATTTCATCGAAAGCAGCTACCCTTGATAATCAACAAACATCCGAAGAAGAATTAAAGAAAGAAACATCCTGTTTTGATTtcaaagaagaagaggaagaggaagtgATCCTCAACAAGTCCCCCAGAAGATCACTTTCTAACAGACGTGATACGTCCCTAGAACTCAACACAAGCGTTCCAGATATTGTTGTCAAAGATCAGGATGATCAGCAAGAGCGTGCGAAAAAAGATGCCAATCTTCGAAATGAGATTGAATCACTGCTTTCGGAAACCAGTGTACCAAATTTGCCAGAGCTTCCCAAGACATCCAGAACAGTTTCACCGGTTCCGTCTTCTTCTTCAACCGAAACCACACCTCAATCGAAAGAAGATATAGATCGCAACCGAACCCTTCCTCCCAAAGAGCGAGGTAAGCGCATCTTTAAGACGCGCAACAAGGTAATAGAGAACGAAGCAATAGCTCTCGAGCAGTCGAAGGCTATTGTTATGGATTTCGTTAAAAAGTCACACGAGGAAGAACTTGCTGAGCTTCGAGAACAGCAAGAAGCCGAAGCAAAACAGTGCTCAGAATCACCAACAACCACCAATGATGATTCGCAGGAGTCGTTGACCTTGAATGAACCAGTACGTTTTGAGAACTCCGAATTTGCAGCAATCAAAGCTAAgcgaacaaaattaccacaaaCAAACGACTCTAAAGTTGCAACAGAAagcaaagaaaagcctcaagaATCATTTGTCAGCTCCAGTAACGAAACGAAAACAGCAGATACTGAGTCGATACCAGTATCGATCAGTAAGGAACAGCTTGCTTTGGATGCGCTAGAAAAAACTCCGGTTCCCTCTCAAATCACTAAAGGTAAAAAGGGTAAGTACCGGAAGTCAAACGCTCCCATTTCAGTGGTAAGTAAATCATTCGAAGATGTTGAGGTAGAACAGCCACCTCGCGTCGAGGAACCTACCCAAAAGCGAAGAAAGAAGCGTTCAAGCGAACTGGAAAATCTTGATCTCACAGCTCTCGACACTCCGCGTTCACGAAGAGGCCGAAGCGTTAAACAGGAAGAACCAGCCACACCCGAAATGGTAGAGTCGATGCAATCCAACTTATCGGACAAACAACGTAAAATGAAACGTTCGAAGAAGGAAGAGTTAAGTGAAGAGGTGCCCCAGGTGGAAATCCGAATTCACGAGAAACTTCCCAGTGAAACGATGTCACCAGTTGACAAAAAGGGTGAACCTGATGCTGTGAGGCCCAAACGATATAAGCATCTACAGCAGCATTCAGCAGATTCAACGGCTGACTTACAAGCAGAACCTGAGCCTTTTGTTCTTATCAATGAAGGCGCAGACAAAAAAACATCGGTGCCCGACGCGGAATCTGCCAAACAACATCCGTTGAAAATGATTATAAAATCCAAGGGCAGAAAAACTAATGCGGAGATTGTTTTCGATCAGGTAATTACATCCCCAGAATCGGAAAATGCTGAAGAGCTTAAGGAATGTTCACCAATTTCACTTAAAAGTTCCAAAAGAAAAAAGGGTACAGGGGGCATCTTGCTTGATAATAGTGAAAAACAGCCTGGACCCGAAACGTCCTTTCCATCCACGCAGGACAACTCGGGTAAATCATTAAAACCGAAGCGGCCAAAGTTCAAACAATTATGTGACAAAGAATTGACAAAATTCAGCGAAAATTTGCAATTGGATTCGCCATCACTCGAAAGAAGTGAACCTGCTGGGCCCAGTGTGACCGACTTGCAAATTGCGGAGGCTTTGATTAACCTTCCAGAAGCTGCTCCTACTAAAGCTGTTGTTCGAGAACACGAGCCGGTTGACAAAAAATCGAATAATTCACCACTCCCAGTTACCGCGACTATTAGTGGTTCCACCGTAAAGACGATAAATCCACGAAAACGACATTTACAAACACTTCTGAGCAGTCCGGAAGTTCTTGAACAACCTAAGCAAACTGGCAGTAAAATCATTCCAGAAAAGAAAAAACGAGAGACGATAGAGGTCGTTAGTGTAGCTCCAGCGACGATTGTTTTGGACAAATCAACCGTGGCAAATTCTATCAACACCTTGGATGACGATAAATTCGACATTAATAACATCCCGATAGTGATGGATGATAGTGAGCTTTTGGAGGATTCGACCATTTCAACTACCACCGTTGCTGGTATTGTTCCAAATTCGTCAGATGTAAATGTGGAAGAGGATAATGATGAAGAGAAATTACCCTTGAAAACGAAGTCAGCGCCGAAGGCGACAATCGTGGTTCTGAAAAATTCCAACGACTCGTCCAATCCGGAGGAACAGAAGGAACCTGCACGTGAAATTTCATCTCCTGTGCCGAGAAGAACACCTGGCGTTAAGTCTACAACCATCACGATTAAAACCCCATGTGATCAATTATCTCCACGACAAACGCAATCACCAGCCCATTCTCCGCCAATACGATCGGCGCAGTTAGTGCAAGCGGGCAGCGGTGGCCAAATCGTGATTACTAGCAAGGGAACCGTTTTGACAACCCAATCCTCTGCCACCTCTTCGAAGACTAATCTGACTGTCGCATCAAAGGCACAAGTAGTAACAACACAATCATCAACTAAGAAAAGTACAGTAACTTCGGCCAGTAGCCTGAGTGCTATAAGCAGCTCAACTACCAAACCTCTTCCTTCATCGGCCACTACCAATCAACAACGCACCAACAACAGTGGGGGGAACTCAAATTCGAGAGCCGCATCCATCAAGTCGTCCGCCAAGATATCTGTACAATCTCAAGAAATAATTAATCATCCGGGCAAAGCGCGGTCTACGACAAAAGAATCTGAATCAACTTCTCTTAAAAAGACAGAAATGTCGAAAAAATATGCATCCAGCTCATCGCCGCCAAAAAAAGTGATTATGAAAAAACTATCTGATTCTGTGTTGTCCAGTGGAAAGCCATTATTCTCAACGTCGAAAGGAGCGCCAATTACGCCCCAACCGGCGACATCCTCTGCTCTAAACCACGGCAAAAAAGCCCACCGAGTGATAAAGATTTCACCACAGAAACTTAAAGAATTCACGCGCTTGGGTATGGTTGAAGACAAAGGTCAGGGCAAAGTACTGACAGCCAGTGGTATGAGGAAGTTCCGACAGGAACAACAGCTTCTTCAACAACAACAGAAGTCAAAATCTGGCGAATCGAAGAAAGTGTCCCGAGCGGATTCTGTCGATGAGGAGCCATCCACATCCACTCCCACGCCTCCACCTCCTAGTGACACTCCTAGTGAAGTAGTGATCGCAGCAGCAGCTGATTCATCAGTGAAAGAAATTCCAGTTATTTCCTCTGACGTTGAAGAGCCAATAGATGTGGCTCCTTCGACGTCTACCGTGCAATCTCCGGAAAAATCGGCTTCTCCGGACATCAACACAGATGAATCGTTACCGGTGGAGGAAAATGAAGCGGATGCCACCATTGGAGAGACGGAGGTAGAGAGTAGCACCGCGAACGCAGCAGAAGAATCAGAGCCACCTGGTGAAGCTGTAGAGACGGTAGAGTCCGTCCATACAATAGCAGAAACATCTGCCGAAACCGCTGAACCCGGTTCCAATGTACAAGAATCCTCCCAATTAATAGCAGTTCCAGCTGAAAACTTCGGTGGGCCTGCTAACCTTTTCTATCTTTGTTCGGTCAGGGAGGAAGGTTTCGTTCCTGTGAACAACGAGTTATTATACTTGGATTCTTCGAATCAGCTAGTAGCTCTGCCAGAGCACTCATCGGTCGAGGATTTAGTCAACCAAGCGGAAGTGCTTGAAATATCTACAGGTAGTGATCAAGCAACAGTGGTGACTGCTACTGCTTCTGGCGACATCGAAGGAGTTGGCGAAGCTGGTCAGCAGAATATACTGCTGAACACACAGGACGGACAACAGATCATTCTAGATCAACAAAGTTTAATGGCGCTGGCAGCCGGTGGCGACACATCGCATCTTCTTACCCCCGATGGAC